In one Trichlorobacter lovleyi SZ genomic region, the following are encoded:
- a CDS encoding iron-sulfur cluster biosynthesis family protein has translation MKITDAAKTALEPILAQNPGKLLRVVFEGFGUGGPRLGLALDEPGENDTRMTLNGIELLAEKSLNSFLDGQVIDFVNSGMREGFVISPEFGSSCS, from the coding sequence ATGAAGATTACAGATGCGGCAAAGACAGCTCTGGAGCCGATTCTGGCCCAGAACCCCGGCAAGCTGCTGCGGGTGGTGTTTGAAGGTTTTGGTTGAGGTGGCCCCCGTCTGGGGCTGGCTCTGGATGAGCCGGGTGAAAATGATACCAGGATGACTTTGAACGGCATTGAGCTGCTTGCAGAAAAAAGCCTGAACTCTTTCCTGGATGGTCAGGTGATTGATTTTGTTAATTCAGGCATGCGAGAAGGTTTTGTAATTTCTCCTGAGTTTGGTTCTTCCTGCTCATAG